From Quercus robur chromosome 8, dhQueRobu3.1, whole genome shotgun sequence:
gctgacaaaagacttaagatggatcctagattgtttaggtcagttcatcattttgagagatacaaggataacttcttgaatgcaggaatcattcaagagagatttgtggatttggatgatttaaggcaaacttttattcccagttgttttgaaggaagaggatgggacaaacttttaagtgattttcctttggtgtgtgaacctctgattagagaattttattcaaatgctgtgataaaggagaatgagttaaattgctgggttcgagggaaagaattcatcttggatgcacatgtcatagatgatgtactagggcttgagggtttggatgatgaggagtttgtcaatttcaaggataggagtgtctctattgaaacagttcaacagagaataggtgggcagagagaagggaagtgtttgaataccactgcctttccagtggacatgagggttctaaccataatcatgatgtttaacctttatcctattaggaagttgaccacaatcaattgtgctagagcaatttttctgatggatctcaaagagaagaacttcatagatataagttcccacatctttgacatcattgtggatgagacaagaacaacatctagaccaaaactgatctttcctagtctcctaatgaggatttttcgaaggaagggtgttcaaattcctcaagacatcagtcacatgtctacaccctctgcaatcaacaaacttacctgcaaaaggatcagtgttaggcttccaggagaagaagatgaaggtgatgaaggagaggaagtcccaatggagactgatgcagagacagcagggcatgcatccacctcaacaccaaggaggagtggcaagaggtccagagcttcaacttctgcagatgcacctccagatgctttccagatcattctggaaaggcttgatgggatcagggcagtccagactgagcattctgacagaatgagagccatgcaagaccagattgatgtcttggctgctacacttgacagcttcacaactcagcatgaccagtgaccctttggccattccatgtcaaaaagggggagagagttcattgataattgatgcagaaaagcagctcttgagggggagtaattagtgtttttatattttttttgtttttaatacactgggttttggtgtataaactgtt
This genomic window contains:
- the LOC126694793 gene encoding uncharacterized protein LOC126694793, which translates into the protein MAPSPQKKKSTAKKADKRLKMDPRLFRSVHHFERYKDNFLNAGIIQERFVDLDDLRQTFIPSCFEGRGWDKLLSDFPLVCEPLIREFYSNAVIKENELNCWVRGKEFILDAHVIDDVLGLEGLDDEEFVNFKDRSVSIETVQQRIGGQREGKCLNTTAFPVDMRVLTIIMMFNLYPIRKLTTINCARAIFLMDLKEKNFIDISSHIFDIIVDETRTTSRPKLIFPSLLMRIFRRKGVQIPQDISHMSTPSAINKLTCKRISVRLPGEEDEGDEGEEVPMETDAETAGHASTSTPRRSGKRSRASTSADAPPDAFQIILERLDGIRAVQTEHSDRMRAMQDQIDVLAATLDSFTTQHDQ